A single window of Rubripirellula lacrimiformis DNA harbors:
- the topA gene encoding type I DNA topoisomerase: MAKSTGKALVIVESPAKARTIAKFLGANYLVEASIGHVRDLPAGKKEVPEKFKAEPWAYLGVNTDADFEPLYIVPDEKKKQVKKLKDALKQADELYLATDEDREGEAISWHLQELLKPKVPVHRLVFHEITKEAIQNALSATRKIDDSLVKAQETRRILDRLYGFDMSNLLWRKIGKGTSAGRVQSVAVRLIVDRERERIAFVDSTYWDLGAVFATAAGEPLQATLSTVDGRRIPRGNDFDSTTGQLKNQDLLQMNEVQANELAEKLRKADFKVTKVEVKPFTERPRPPFTTSTLQQEANRKLGFTAKRTMSAAQRLYENGYITYMRTDSMTLSKEAISAARNLVTSEYGQDFLHPDVRVYKGKVKNAQEAHEAIRPAGTPFRVPETIRGELDSDQFRLFDLIWKRTVACQMADAKKQRISISIEGGGATFTASGTSILFEGFLRAYVEGSDNPELELANKDTLLPNVQSSDPLDAKELEPKGHTTQPPARYTEASLTRTLEEKGIGRPSTYASIIGTITDERRNYIVKKGSALVPTWRAFSVTRLMETHFGTLVDYEFTAELEDFLDSISRDEGDRDDYLRKFYFGDDSTDKHNVGLKHRLVEKLDKIDPKESAMFTLGTPTEGEHLEEVFVRVGKFGPYLEQGDRTASIPDGLPPDEMDLQKGLELLEAGQVEEEPIGSDPETGKPIYLKVGRFGPYIQLGEPDDPEKRNQGLLQGMEVADLTLELACKLLTLPRTLGEHPESKAPVQAFDGRYGPYIKCEKDTRSLPAGVSPLEVTFQEALDLLKQPKTRGRGTPKEPLKMFEKPSPITEKEVKILEGRFGPYVTDGETNASLRKGMEPKEMTFEAALDLLAERAAKGPTKKKKKKATKKKATKKKVAKKKTTKKKAAKKKGVAKKKA; the protein is encoded by the coding sequence ATGGCCAAAAGCACGGGCAAAGCGTTAGTGATCGTCGAATCGCCGGCGAAAGCACGAACGATCGCTAAATTCCTTGGCGCGAATTACTTGGTCGAGGCCAGTATTGGCCACGTTCGGGATTTGCCGGCCGGTAAAAAGGAGGTGCCAGAGAAGTTCAAGGCCGAACCGTGGGCCTATCTGGGGGTCAACACGGACGCCGATTTCGAACCGCTGTACATCGTTCCGGACGAAAAAAAGAAACAAGTTAAAAAGCTGAAAGATGCTTTGAAACAGGCCGACGAACTCTATCTGGCGACGGATGAAGACCGCGAAGGGGAAGCGATCAGCTGGCACCTTCAGGAACTTTTGAAGCCCAAAGTCCCGGTTCACCGCTTGGTATTCCACGAAATCACCAAGGAAGCGATCCAAAACGCCCTGTCGGCTACCCGCAAAATCGACGACTCGCTGGTCAAAGCCCAGGAAACCCGCCGGATCCTGGACCGCCTGTACGGATTCGACATGTCGAACCTGTTGTGGCGAAAAATCGGCAAAGGAACCAGCGCCGGACGCGTCCAATCGGTCGCGGTGCGGTTGATCGTCGACCGCGAACGCGAACGAATCGCTTTCGTCGATTCGACCTACTGGGACTTGGGCGCGGTCTTTGCGACCGCCGCTGGCGAACCGCTGCAGGCGACGTTGTCGACCGTCGACGGGCGACGAATCCCGCGTGGAAACGATTTCGATTCGACAACCGGTCAGTTGAAAAACCAAGACCTGTTGCAGATGAACGAGGTCCAAGCCAACGAATTGGCCGAAAAACTTCGCAAAGCAGACTTCAAAGTCACCAAAGTCGAAGTCAAACCGTTCACCGAACGACCACGGCCGCCGTTCACGACCAGTACGCTGCAACAGGAAGCCAACCGAAAACTTGGCTTCACCGCAAAACGGACGATGAGCGCAGCCCAACGGCTGTATGAAAACGGTTACATCACTTACATGCGTACCGACAGCATGACGCTTTCGAAAGAAGCGATCTCGGCCGCACGGAACCTGGTGACCAGCGAATATGGCCAAGACTTCCTGCACCCTGACGTCCGCGTGTACAAGGGGAAAGTGAAGAACGCCCAGGAGGCTCACGAAGCGATCCGCCCCGCCGGTACGCCGTTCCGTGTTCCCGAAACCATCCGCGGCGAACTGGATTCGGATCAGTTCCGGTTGTTCGATCTGATCTGGAAACGGACCGTTGCGTGCCAGATGGCGGACGCCAAAAAGCAACGCATCAGCATCAGCATCGAAGGTGGCGGAGCAACGTTCACCGCCAGCGGTACCAGCATCCTGTTTGAAGGGTTCCTGCGAGCCTATGTCGAGGGCAGCGACAATCCGGAACTGGAACTGGCCAACAAAGACACGCTGTTGCCCAACGTCCAATCGTCGGACCCATTGGACGCCAAAGAACTGGAACCCAAGGGGCACACCACCCAGCCGCCAGCCCGGTACACGGAAGCCTCGCTGACGCGGACGCTGGAAGAAAAAGGCATCGGGCGACCGAGTACGTACGCATCGATCATCGGCACGATTACCGACGAACGACGCAATTACATCGTCAAAAAGGGTTCCGCCCTGGTCCCGACCTGGCGTGCGTTCAGCGTGACGCGATTGATGGAAACGCACTTCGGAACGTTGGTGGATTACGAATTCACCGCCGAACTGGAAGACTTCCTCGATTCGATCAGCCGCGATGAAGGGGACCGCGATGACTACCTTCGCAAGTTCTACTTCGGCGACGATTCGACCGACAAACACAACGTCGGGCTGAAGCACCGCCTAGTGGAAAAGCTGGACAAGATCGATCCCAAAGAATCGGCGATGTTTACTCTGGGCACGCCCACCGAAGGGGAACACCTCGAAGAGGTCTTCGTTCGCGTTGGCAAGTTCGGTCCCTACCTGGAACAGGGCGATCGGACCGCATCGATCCCGGACGGTTTGCCGCCCGACGAAATGGACCTTCAAAAAGGCTTGGAACTGCTGGAAGCCGGCCAGGTCGAAGAGGAACCGATCGGCTCGGACCCCGAAACGGGCAAGCCAATCTACCTGAAAGTCGGCCGGTTTGGGCCCTACATCCAACTGGGCGAACCGGACGATCCAGAGAAACGAAACCAAGGGCTGCTGCAGGGGATGGAGGTCGCTGACCTGACGCTGGAATTGGCGTGCAAGCTGCTGACGCTGCCACGCACCCTGGGCGAACACCCCGAATCCAAGGCACCCGTCCAAGCGTTCGATGGCCGCTACGGGCCATACATCAAGTGCGAGAAAGACACGCGTTCGCTCCCAGCCGGTGTTTCGCCGCTGGAAGTGACTTTCCAGGAAGCCTTGGACCTGCTGAAACAACCCAAGACCCGCGGCCGGGGAACCCCGAAAGAGCCGCTGAAGATGTTCGAAAAACCTTCGCCGATCACAGAAAAGGAAGTCAAAATCCTCGAAGGCCGGTTCGGCCCCTACGTGACCGACGGAGAAACCAATGCCAGCCTGCGAAAGGGCATGGAACCGAAGGAAATGACCTTCGAAGCCGCTTTGGACCTGCTGGCTGAACGAGCCGCCAAGGGGCCAACGAAGAAAAAGAAAAAGAAGGCGACGAAGAAGAAAGCGACCAAAAAGAAGGTTGCAAAGAAGAAAACCACGAAGAAAAAGGCCGCCAAGAAGAAGGGCGTTGCCAAAAAGAAGGCTTAG
- a CDS encoding DUF6800 family protein has product MPSGIERVREIRRLRTRRKKVAKLLARAKAGTMEKSEVARKLRRMTTGAEVIIEREGLK; this is encoded by the coding sequence ATGCCGTCCGGAATTGAACGCGTTCGCGAAATCCGTCGTTTACGCACCCGCAGAAAGAAAGTTGCGAAGCTGTTGGCTCGCGCCAAAGCCGGAACGATGGAAAAGTCGGAAGTCGCACGCAAACTGCGTCGCATGACGACCGGTGCTGAAGTCATCATCGAGCGCGAAGGCTTGAAGTAG
- a CDS encoding DUF695 domain-containing protein: MDNLDSLKGKWTLRKVPLKRGTLLVSINEAAVPYVGNPKLGIKLGFAIPYNLPPDAGAPDPEENDDVSKLEDAICEIVAAQTTGIHVLTLTAPDAKELVFYVTEGVDVAQLHELARAKTDNYDVQCMAQRDPQWLSFQEFLPAS; this comes from the coding sequence TTGGACAACCTCGATTCACTCAAAGGCAAGTGGACGCTTCGAAAAGTCCCGCTGAAACGGGGGACGCTGTTGGTCAGCATCAACGAGGCGGCGGTTCCATACGTCGGGAACCCTAAACTGGGAATCAAATTGGGGTTTGCCATCCCGTACAACCTGCCACCCGACGCGGGAGCCCCCGACCCGGAAGAAAACGACGACGTGTCCAAGTTGGAGGACGCGATCTGCGAGATCGTCGCTGCCCAGACCACCGGGATCCATGTGCTGACGCTGACGGCGCCGGACGCTAAAGAACTTGTGTTCTATGTCACCGAAGGCGTGGACGTCGCTCAACTGCACGAACTGGCACGCGCCAAAACGGACAACTACGACGTCCAGTGCATGGCCCAACGCGATCCACAGTGGCTGTCGTTTCAGGAATTCTTGCCCGCATCCTAA
- the pyrE gene encoding orotate phosphoribosyltransferase: MYNRDELIELIQSESLRRGDFTLASGKKASFYLDCRTLTLHPRGANVVAEGMLEVLQSQGELPAAVGGMAIGADPITASIVTIAGQRDLMLKGFMVRKEPKGHGTGKQVEGPVEPGQRVVIVEDVITSGGSAIQAVEAARKFGLVVDQVIAIIDRLAGGREAFKEKGIELTTLTTIRDFGIEPE; this comes from the coding sequence ATGTACAACCGCGACGAACTGATCGAACTGATCCAATCCGAGTCTCTGCGCCGAGGCGATTTCACGCTGGCCAGCGGCAAGAAAGCTTCGTTTTATCTGGATTGCCGAACCCTGACGCTGCATCCACGTGGCGCCAACGTCGTCGCCGAGGGAATGCTAGAAGTCCTGCAGTCGCAGGGCGAACTGCCGGCCGCAGTCGGCGGCATGGCGATCGGGGCCGATCCGATCACCGCGTCGATCGTAACGATTGCCGGCCAGCGTGATCTGATGCTGAAGGGGTTCATGGTTCGCAAGGAACCCAAAGGTCACGGAACCGGCAAGCAGGTCGAAGGCCCCGTCGAACCCGGCCAACGTGTGGTCATCGTCGAAGATGTGATCACCAGCGGTGGCAGTGCCATCCAGGCTGTCGAAGCAGCCCGAAAGTTTGGTTTGGTTGTCGACCAGGTCATCGCCATCATCGACCGATTGGCCGGCGGCCGCGAAGCCTTCAAAGAAAAAGGGATCGAGCTGACCACGTTGACCACGATCCGAGACTTTGGCATCGAACCCGAGTGA
- a CDS encoding L,D-transpeptidase family protein, which yields MQTLKTAAIVVLLMTVIYGSWVSLTTPPEPLPPDVEDMLVINDDGTLMLDSVLPPSLGELEINTGIADGSPEITQPIDSVASNLMQPEPFGAPDPMNSPAAVPSSVPSFDGGTSASAASFSISDASSAPAAAEVASDAHGYPSTNQSFVVPDPELARSKFDPNTGERFQASGSDESKVPVTQVSAIKMNDQAVDGLDRGATLSDQRNLGLANAIQIADRQYAADQRKEALATLSIFYSTPDLTGEERSELISRLDPLAADVIYSQRHLLESAHRVGQTETLIEIAEKYDVPWQLLANINQVQDPVTILPGTELKVVRGPFRAEVDVNAKELTLFLGDLYAGRFPIDVGNDPVPKPGTFTVQEKQESRTYYDAAGSPIAPGSPENPYGNAWIDLGGQMCIHGSPKSRQPTDKGCISLAADYADDLYGIISLGSSVTIR from the coding sequence GTGCAAACGCTGAAAACCGCTGCCATCGTTGTGCTGTTGATGACCGTCATCTACGGCAGTTGGGTGTCGTTGACGACTCCTCCCGAACCGTTGCCGCCCGATGTCGAAGACATGTTGGTGATCAACGATGATGGCACGCTGATGCTGGATTCGGTGCTGCCACCATCCTTGGGTGAACTGGAAATCAACACGGGGATCGCCGATGGATCCCCTGAAATCACTCAGCCCATCGACTCGGTCGCGTCTAATCTGATGCAACCGGAACCCTTTGGGGCTCCCGATCCGATGAATTCGCCCGCGGCTGTGCCATCGAGTGTTCCGTCGTTCGACGGTGGCACCTCGGCCAGCGCCGCTAGTTTTTCGATCAGCGACGCTTCATCAGCTCCCGCGGCAGCGGAAGTTGCCAGCGATGCCCACGGCTACCCCAGCACCAACCAATCGTTTGTCGTGCCGGACCCTGAATTGGCCCGATCGAAATTCGATCCAAATACGGGCGAGCGGTTTCAGGCGTCGGGCAGCGACGAATCCAAGGTCCCCGTGACTCAGGTTTCGGCAATCAAGATGAACGACCAAGCGGTTGACGGCTTGGACCGCGGAGCGACGCTCAGCGACCAACGCAACCTTGGCCTCGCCAACGCCATCCAGATCGCAGACCGGCAATACGCCGCCGACCAACGCAAAGAAGCGCTGGCGACGCTAAGCATTTTTTACAGCACACCGGATTTGACCGGCGAAGAACGCAGCGAACTGATCTCGCGATTGGATCCTTTGGCAGCAGACGTGATCTATTCGCAACGTCACCTGCTAGAGAGCGCCCATCGTGTCGGCCAGACCGAGACGCTGATCGAAATCGCAGAGAAGTATGATGTGCCTTGGCAACTGCTGGCCAACATCAACCAAGTCCAGGACCCGGTCACGATCCTGCCCGGGACAGAGCTGAAAGTGGTTCGCGGCCCGTTTCGCGCCGAAGTCGACGTAAACGCCAAAGAGCTGACGCTGTTCCTAGGCGATCTTTACGCTGGCCGTTTCCCGATCGATGTCGGTAACGATCCGGTGCCGAAACCGGGCACGTTCACGGTCCAGGAAAAGCAAGAATCCCGAACCTATTACGACGCCGCCGGTTCGCCCATCGCGCCGGGCAGCCCCGAAAATCCCTACGGCAACGCATGGATCGATCTGGGCGGGCAAATGTGCATCCACGGAAGCCCCAAAAGTCGACAACCCACCGACAAGGGCTGCATCAGTCTGGCGGCTGACTACGCCGACGATCTGTACGGAATCATTTCGCTCGGTTCGTCGGTGACCATCCGGTAA
- a CDS encoding FeoA family protein, whose amino-acid sequence MTTLDQLLPGQCGEIVRIDGVDGIASRLREMGFIPGESVEYLRRAPLGDPVKCSIQGCRIAVRSGEARRVQVQPIG is encoded by the coding sequence TTGACGACCTTAGATCAGCTGTTGCCGGGCCAATGTGGAGAGATCGTTCGCATCGACGGTGTCGATGGGATCGCGTCGCGACTTCGCGAGATGGGATTCATCCCCGGCGAATCGGTCGAATATCTGCGTCGCGCACCGCTTGGTGACCCGGTGAAGTGTTCGATCCAAGGTTGTCGGATTGCAGTCCGCAGCGGCGAGGCACGTCGGGTACAGGTCCAACCGATCGGTTAA